The Acidobacteriota bacterium DNA segment GTTCGCGAGGAACAGCCGCGTCGGCATCGACTCCAGCAGCGCCGCCGCTCCCGCCGTCTCCGTGATGTCCGTGACCGACTGCGTCGCCAGGATCAGCGCCGCGTTGCGCTTGCGCCACGTCCGTGCCGCTTCCGTCAACCGGCCGAGCACCACCGGGTCCCGCAGGTAGCGCCACGCCTCGTCGACCACCATCAGCTTCAACCGCGTGGCCTCCGCCGGCGATTCGATCTCGGTCCGCAGCCGTTCGAGCAGGTAGAGCAGCGCCGCCTCGCACCAGTCCTCGTGCTCGACCGCGCCAGCCAGGTCGATCACCTGCCAGTCGGCCAGGGTGAGATCCGCATCTTCCGCCGGAGGGTTGTCGAACCAGCGACCCCAGGCGCCGGAACCGTGCCAGCGCGAGAGTGCCGGCCACATCGGCGCCGGCAGCGACCGCACAAGGTTGCCCAGCGAGCGGCGCGCCGGGGCCAGGGCGTACAGGTCCTCGATCCGCGCCCGCACCTCGGAGAGATCCCCGCTCGACTCCTCCCAGCCGCCGATCCGTAGCAGCCGCAAGACCCAGGCCGAGAGGAACTGAACCGTCCGCTCCGTGTGCTCCAGGCCGAACGGGCGGAGCGAGATCGCGTCCTTCTCCGGAGAGACTTCGAGGTAGCCGCCCCCGAGGAACTGCGTCAGGGCGCGGTAGCTGCCGCCCAAGTCGAGGATCAGGACCCGCGGGTCGTACTGCAGCGCCTGGACCAGCAGGAAGTTGAGGGTGAAGCTCTTGCCGGCCCCCGTCGCCCCGAGCATCAGCGTGTGGCCGACGTCGCGCCCCCCGAACAGGTCGTAGTGGTAGGGCGTGCCGGCCGGCGTCTCAAAGACCGTCAGCGCCGGCGCATCGAGGTGCCCGCAGCACCGGTCCCCTCGGGGCGGACCGAAGAGCGGCGCCACGCAGGCAGCGACGCCCGCCGAGACGAACACGCGCCGCGGCTGCCGCGACGCCGGCTGGCCCGGCAGCCGGCCGAACCAGACGGCGAGCTGCCCGTAGGACTCGCGCGCCGCCTTCGCGTCCAGCCCGCCGAAGACCCGCTGGATGTCTGCGCCCCACTGCTCAAGTTGCTCGGACGAGCCCCGTACGGCGACCGACAGCGCCACGTCGCCGTACGAGACGCCCTCGGTCTCCAGCTCGACGAGCGCGTCGCCCGCCCGCCGCGCCTCAATGCTCGCGGCGGCGTCCTCGAGAGCCGCCGTTGTGCCCTCCTTCTCCTGCATGTGGGCGGCCATCGAGTAGCGCTTGGAGAAGTAGTGCCGCTGGGCGGAGCGCAGCTTGCGGCGCGCCGCCTCCCGCGACCACGGACGCCACTCGACAACCGCCGTCATCGGGACCGAGAGCGCATACAGCTCGTCGAGCGCGTTGGCCGTCACCGTGGCCGGCGGCGCCACGCACGACCACAGGCCGACCTGCTCGCGGCCGACGTGCAGCACGTGCCGCTCGGCCGCCACGTCCTCGCCGGCGAGCCGCCAGTTGACGCCGGCGTCAGTCCGCATACCGGGCACCCAACCGTTGAGCCCGCCATTGACGAGCCGATAGAGCACGGCCGCCGCCTTCTCGGCCGTCAGGATCTCGACGG contains these protein-coding regions:
- a CDS encoding type IV secretion system DNA-binding domain-containing protein, whose amino-acid sequence is MTGEAGALAHELPYWGWVDERTCLTRAGELLTVGALTPVVTDGRTADDLDAVTGRWQRMLSGLPPEMRVSWIVERRPAAFDERPPVSDIAGLAQRKRQAFLEGRVQDLDVHVVWSFDPGLRRTAGTRGGGWWRTYLAEWLRRRRAPHESVYLAGDLARAVKAEAALVAASAARVVDVTPVEILTAEKAAAVLYRLVNGGLNGWVPGMRTDAGVNWRLAGEDVAAERHVLHVGREQVGLWSCVAPPATVTANALDELYALSVPMTAVVEWRPWSREAARRKLRSAQRHYFSKRYSMAAHMQEKEGTTAALEDAAASIEARRAGDALVELETEGVSYGDVALSVAVRGSSEQLEQWGADIQRVFGGLDAKAARESYGQLAVWFGRLPGQPASRQPRRVFVSAGVAACVAPLFGPPRGDRCCGHLDAPALTVFETPAGTPYHYDLFGGRDVGHTLMLGATGAGKSFTLNFLLVQALQYDPRVLILDLGGSYRALTQFLGGGYLEVSPEKDAISLRPFGLEHTERTVQFLSAWVLRLLRIGGWEESSGDLSEVRARIEDLYALAPARRSLGNLVRSLPAPMWPALSRWHGSGAWGRWFDNPPAEDADLTLADWQVIDLAGAVEHEDWCEAALLYLLERLRTEIESPAEATRLKLMVVDEAWRYLRDPVVLGRLTEAARTWRKRNAALILATQSVTDITETAGAAALLESMPTRLFLANPDFPEAGQATFQLNDDELRTVRELEPKRELYLRRPTTAAVLRLAVDPESYWLYTSSAGEAQRRAEMVARYGVEGAIVRLAAGLDHKRAAVLG